In the Flavobacterium sp. J372 genome, one interval contains:
- a CDS encoding alpha/beta hydrolase, with amino-acid sequence MPKFLSTLIKRSLGAYINLLGYISPERATKMAYKFFSEPRDGRLLKDALPEVLQQAEAEVIYDGDAHITLYRWKGNATTVLLVHGWESNASRWEQMLDYLRPTGCTVMALDAPAHGLSSGTSFNIPGYADFVDIVVRRYTPQYLVGHSLGGATSLYYQSRHPYNSIKKMVILGAPCDLDTILLNYRTMLGLNERVRLLMDTHFKTQFKINTEEFSCGLFAKELKTEGLLVHDCDDEIVAYAEAEKIAEAWPSAEFITTNGLGHSLHDAVLYKQIIAFLFDAKAVTLPDGRTETPE; translated from the coding sequence ATGCCCAAATTCCTTTCCACCCTAATAAAACGCAGCCTTGGCGCTTATATAAACCTATTGGGTTACATAAGCCCTGAAAGAGCTACAAAAATGGCATATAAGTTCTTTAGTGAACCAAGGGATGGCAGGCTCTTAAAGGATGCGCTGCCGGAAGTATTGCAGCAGGCAGAAGCCGAAGTAATTTATGACGGTGATGCACATATTACACTATATAGATGGAAGGGTAACGCAACAACAGTATTACTTGTTCATGGATGGGAGAGCAACGCCTCACGCTGGGAACAGATGCTGGACTATCTTCGACCCACAGGCTGTACGGTAATGGCGCTTGACGCCCCTGCACACGGGCTTTCGTCAGGTACATCATTCAATATTCCGGGCTATGCTGATTTCGTAGATATCGTAGTACGCCGGTACACACCGCAATACCTTGTGGGGCATTCACTCGGCGGCGCTACATCACTTTATTATCAATCACGCCACCCATACAACAGCATAAAAAAGATGGTGATACTCGGTGCGCCGTGTGACCTTGACACCATCCTGCTCAATTACCGCACTATGCTGGGGTTAAATGAAAGGGTACGGCTGCTTATGGACACTCATTTCAAAACGCAGTTTAAAATTAACACTGAAGAATTTAGCTGCGGGCTTTTTGCAAAAGAACTGAAAACTGAAGGTTTACTGGTTCACGACTGTGATGATGAGATTGTTGCTTATGCCGAAGCTGAAAAGATTGCAGAGGCATGGCCGTCCGCAGAATTTATTACAACAAATGGGCTGGGGCACAGCCTGCATGATGCTGTTTTGTACAAGCAGATCATAGCATTTCTTTTTGATGCAAAAGCTGTAACTTTGCCGGATGGAAGAACTGAAACGCCTGAATAA
- a CDS encoding zinc ribbon domain-containing protein codes for MANTKELSVEEKLRALYDLQLIDTRIDEIRNVRGELPLEVEDLEDEVAGLTTRLEKLKADLETINDQIRDKKSAIEEHQAAIKKYTEQQKNVRNNREFNSLSKEIEFQELEIQLAEKHIKEMKASIEHKKEVIAQSEEKLEAKSTHLGHKKSELDAIMAETQKEEQFLIAKSEEFASQIEDRLIAAYKRIRGSVRNGLAVVSIERGASAGSFFTIPPQTQMEIASRKKIITDEHSGRILVDSSLAEEEREKMEQMFANI; via the coding sequence ATGGCGAATACCAAGGAATTAAGTGTGGAAGAGAAGCTAAGGGCACTTTATGATTTACAGTTAATCGATACAAGGATTGACGAAATACGCAATGTAAGGGGCGAACTGCCGCTTGAAGTGGAGGATCTTGAAGATGAAGTTGCCGGGCTTACCACAAGGCTTGAAAAGCTGAAGGCTGACCTTGAGACCATCAATGACCAGATACGCGACAAAAAGAGCGCTATTGAAGAGCACCAGGCCGCTATTAAAAAGTATACTGAGCAACAGAAAAATGTTCGCAATAACCGGGAATTCAACTCACTAAGCAAAGAAATTGAATTCCAGGAACTTGAGATACAGCTTGCAGAAAAGCACATCAAAGAGATGAAAGCTTCTATTGAGCATAAGAAAGAAGTTATCGCGCAAAGCGAAGAAAAACTTGAGGCTAAGTCAACCCATCTTGGCCACAAAAAATCTGAGCTGGATGCTATTATGGCTGAAACTCAGAAAGAAGAGCAGTTCCTTATAGCTAAATCTGAAGAGTTCGCTTCGCAGATAGAAGACAGGCTTATTGCGGCTTACAAGCGCATCCGTGGCAGCGTGCGTAACGGCCTTGCGGTAGTTTCTATTGAAAGGGGAGCTTCAGCAGGATCGTTCTTCACCATCCCGCCTCAAACACAAATGGAAATTGCTTCACGCAAAAAGATCATTACTGATGAGCATAGCGGAAGGATTCTTGTAGACAGCTCGCTTGCTGAAGAAGAAAGAGAGAAAATGGAACAGATGTTCGCTAACATATAA
- a CDS encoding Nif3-like dinuclear metal center hexameric protein, with protein MKIKEIISHLEAMAPLAYAEDFDNVGLLAGNAEAEATGVLVCHDALETVIDEAIAKKCNMVVCFHPILFSGLKKITGKTYVEWSVIKAIKNDIAIYAVHTALDNHKEGVNKIMCNALGLNNTKVLVPKDNFITKLVTYTIPENAVKLRNALFDAGAGQIGNYENCSFNSQGIGTYQGNAGSDPVMGNVGEFVEAKEVKIEVTFEKHLEGKILKALFQNHIYEEVAYELYGLKNSHQNIGLGMTGEFEVPMDEMQFLGLVRDKMQTGGIRHTAFTGKKIKKVAVLGGSGAFAIKNAIASGADAYLTADLKYHNFYEAEGKLLLADIGHYESERYTKNYIVDYLTKKMPNFAIILSEENTNPVKYF; from the coding sequence ATGAAAATTAAAGAAATAATTTCACATCTTGAAGCCATGGCGCCGCTGGCTTACGCTGAAGATTTTGATAATGTTGGGCTGCTTGCTGGCAACGCAGAAGCTGAAGCAACAGGGGTGCTTGTATGCCATGACGCGCTTGAAACTGTTATTGATGAGGCTATTGCCAAAAAGTGTAATATGGTAGTATGTTTTCATCCTATATTGTTTTCCGGACTAAAGAAAATTACAGGCAAAACTTATGTAGAGTGGTCTGTAATCAAAGCTATTAAGAACGACATTGCCATATATGCGGTGCACACAGCCCTTGATAATCATAAAGAGGGTGTGAATAAGATAATGTGTAATGCGCTGGGGCTTAACAATACTAAAGTCCTAGTGCCAAAAGATAACTTCATTACAAAACTGGTGACTTACACCATTCCCGAAAATGCTGTAAAATTACGCAATGCCTTATTTGATGCAGGTGCCGGACAGATTGGAAATTATGAAAATTGCAGCTTTAATTCGCAGGGTATAGGTACATACCAGGGCAATGCCGGCAGTGACCCTGTAATGGGTAATGTGGGTGAATTTGTTGAAGCGAAAGAGGTTAAAATTGAAGTTACTTTTGAAAAGCACCTTGAGGGCAAAATCCTGAAAGCGCTATTTCAAAACCATATTTATGAGGAAGTTGCCTATGAGTTATACGGCCTGAAAAACAGTCATCAAAATATTGGCCTGGGTATGACAGGTGAGTTTGAAGTGCCTATGGATGAGATGCAATTTCTTGGCCTTGTAAGGGACAAAATGCAAACAGGCGGCATAAGGCACACGGCTTTTACCGGCAAAAAAATTAAAAAAGTGGCCGTGCTTGGCGGTTCGGGCGCTTTTGCAATAAAAAATGCAATTGCATCAGGCGCAGATGCTTATCTCACTGCCGACCTGAAATATCATAATTTTTATGAAGCGGAGGGAAAGTTGCTTCTGGCGGATATAGGGCATTATGAATCAGAACGTTATACAAAAAATTATATAGTTGATTATCTTACGAAAAAAATGCCTAATTTTGCAATCATTTTATCGGAAGAAAATACAAATCCAGTTAAGTACTTTTAA
- the rluF gene encoding 23S rRNA pseudouridine(2604) synthase RluF has translation MEELKRLNKYISETGFCSRREADRLIEEGRVTLNGKVPEMGTKVAPDDIVRVDGELIGAKANKLIYLAFNKPVGIECTTNPDVRNNIVDYINYPTRIFPVGRLDKASEGLIFMTNDGDIVNKILRARNNHEKEYIVTVNKPITDRFIQRMSKGVPILDTITRECEVEQVSKYVFRIILTQGLNRQIRRMCEYLGYEVTALKRIRIINISLDVPKGRYRELTPAEIKQLNQLIEPSSKTEEASLPRTRK, from the coding sequence ATGGAAGAACTGAAACGCCTGAATAAATACATATCTGAAACCGGATTTTGCTCCCGCCGTGAGGCTGACAGGCTGATTGAAGAAGGCCGTGTTACCCTTAATGGCAAGGTGCCTGAAATGGGTACAAAAGTTGCCCCTGATGATATAGTGCGTGTTGATGGTGAATTGATCGGCGCCAAAGCCAATAAGCTGATTTACCTGGCATTTAATAAACCTGTAGGTATTGAATGCACTACAAATCCCGATGTGCGTAATAACATCGTTGATTACATTAATTACCCCACGCGCATATTCCCTGTAGGACGCCTTGATAAAGCCAGTGAAGGCCTTATTTTCATGACGAATGACGGCGACATAGTAAACAAGATACTTCGCGCGCGCAACAATCATGAGAAAGAATATATTGTTACGGTTAATAAGCCTATTACCGACCGGTTTATACAGCGGATGAGTAAAGGTGTACCGATTCTTGACACTATTACTCGTGAGTGTGAGGTAGAGCAGGTGAGCAAATATGTTTTCAGGATAATCCTAACACAAGGCTTAAACCGCCAGATACGCCGTATGTGTGAATATCTTGGCTACGAAGTAACTGCACTGAAACGTATCCGTATCATCAATATATCGCTTGATGTGCCAAAAGGGCGTTACCGCGAACTCACACCTGCAGAGATAAAGCAGCTTAATCAGCTGATTGAGCCGTCAAGCAAAACTGAGGAGGCGAGTTTGCCCCGAACAAGAAAATAG